In the Mycolicibacter minnesotensis genome, GGTAGCCCGGCGGGGCTCCCAGCCCCGGGTAGTCGCCCGGGGCGGGGGGCGCCGGGGGCAGGTAGCCACCGGGGGGCAGGTAGTTGCCCGGCGGTGGGGGAGGCGGATAGCTGCCGGCACCGGGGGGCGGCGGGAATCCGGGCGGCGGGAAACCGGGAGGCGGCGGGAAACCGGGCGGGGGATAGCCAGGCCCCGGCGGGTAGCCTTCGAAGCCCGACGGGTACGGCCATCCGCCCTGGTCGGGCGTGGGCGCTCCCGGGTCGGCCCAGGGCTGGTTGGGGTTGCCTCGTGGATTCTCGCCAGAATCCCCGCCGGGAGCTGTCATGCTGTTCAACCTAGCCGATGCGCCGGGTTCGGCCTGTCGTCCGACAGTCCGCAACTCGGAGCGAGGAGAGAGAAATCCCATGACCAGCCCCTTCCAGCCCGGACAAGGCCCCGGT is a window encoding:
- a CDS encoding DUF4190 domain-containing protein, whose protein sequence is MTAPGGDSGENPRGNPNQPWADPGAPTPDQGGWPYPSGFEGYPPGPGYPPPGFPPPPGFPPPGFPPPPGAGSYPPPPPPGNYLPPGGYLPPAPPAPGDYPGLGAPPGYPPPSYGTPPPTYPGYGTPYPGNYLNPGQAQKTNVLAVSSLVVSLLGLVFWPLGLAGVILGVVALNQIKSNGEAGHGLAVAGTAIGGVAVTFSLILAMIAVN